GTACAATTTCATGATAGCTTGTCCCGGGAGGCTTTGCAAACTTAACCTCATTCTATTTACTGAATTTTACAAAATTTAAAAATCGCAGATAACTTTGGAGGCATAACGAGGCGAATTAAAAAAGGTCTGTACTCAGACCTTTTATAACGCTTAGAGGACGGTGAAGATGTATGCTTCATTAACGGAACCAAGTACGAAGCAAGCTTCCGATTAACTCCAAATCACTAATTGCTTTATTTAATGCTGCGGGGTTAATGATTGTACTTAGAGTATCCCTTACTTGACCATCTGCCTTCCAGCCAGCTTTGGAAGAGCTTGTTTCCTGATCACCTAAAGTGAATTTTGCTAATGCATGACCTTCCCCAATATCCTTAAAACGCTGCGTTAGGAGTTCCATAGCTGAATCCAAGGCTTCTTCCCCGCTCATGACGTTTCTCCGGTTATTTGCCCATTCTCTGAAGCTTTGAGAAAAAGGTCCTAAACCTGCATTCAAATCGATATTTTTAATAAAATCGATATTTTTTACAAGTCTGGATTGAACCGAAGCAGTTCCTGCTGATAAAGTCCCGGCAGCGGCTTTTTCTTCGTAGAACTCCTGCCAAAAACTAATGACACCGGCAATTGTCTGAGTAATTCTTGATTTTTGTTCCTCCGAGAAACAATTGTCCAAATAAAATAATAGGCATTGTGGCAATGAGTCCAAACCGGGCAGTGCAGGCAACTCGACGGTGATTGGTTCGTACGTCGTTGTACACGTGCATTTTTTTAGAAGACAAATCAAACAGCAGCCATATACCAAATCGCTTTCCTCCTACACTCAAGATAATCCAGTATATGGTTTCAAATTTTTTTTGATTGGACATCCTGGCTGAACTTATCGAACGGCTTAATACAAAAAGGGAACCCGCTGCCAATCAGCGGGTTCCCTTTTGCTATTAAAAGTCAATATCATCTCTCATAGAAGAAGGATGACCGTTTGATCCGGAATCATTTTTTTTAAACATTTTCTGGATTTTCTCGATCGTTTGCGGTGCAGATTCCAGAATTCTTTCATATAAATGGGTGCTTTCATCCAGATGAAGCATTTTCACTCCATTATGGCCGACAATCAGGAAGGCAATTGGTGTGATGGAAACTCCGCCTCCGCTCCCTCCGCCAAAAGGCATTCTGCTGCGACTGCTGTTTCCGGACACATGTCCTGCCTGAGGCTGGGCAAAAGATTGATCCTCGCCTGAACCTGCCTGGCCGAATTCGCTGCCGCCTGCAGCAAAACCAAATCCAACCTTTGATACCGTTAAGATCACGCTTCCATCAGGAGTCTCGACTGGATCTCCAATGATCGTATTTACATCTACCATTTGCTTTAAATTTTCCATAGCCGTTTTCATTAGACCTTGAATTGGATGGTCGCTCATAATGTTGCCCCCTATGCAGTATTATTGTGTTCTCCAAATATTTTGGATAAAGGCTTATTGCCAAAGGATGGCTTTCCGCCCTTCCAATATTTAACGAATCGCAATCCACCGATAATAGCATGCCCGATTCGAAACCGGACCATACCTGTTACCATCGTATCCAGACAAAGACCTTGAAAAATCGGAACAATTGATAGAACCGGCTGTGTTTTGAGCTTCATATAGTTTCCTGCCGCTCCGCACATTAAACCCTTTATAGTCCAAAGCATTCCGGCAGTGCTGCCTGTAGAAGCAGAATCCCCTAACCCGAATCTGGTATGCCATTCAAATTGTGTAATTTCAATATGCTTTAGAAATTTTCTTGCAATGGTATGAAGACCTGTAATATGCCCTGCCAGTTCTTTGAAATCACGAATTCCCGTTTTCACATCACTTTCTGTAATATGATCTTCCTGTGATTTCCCGCTGTTCTTTTCTTGGCCCATATTGGATTCCTTAACTACGCTTACACTCATATCCTTCTCATTTGCTTTTATAACAGGAACCTTGAATGTATAGCGAAGCAATCCGCCCCATGCTCTTACCTTTACTTTCAAGTCATCATTTTTTCCAATCCGGCAATATTCAACGGTGATGGTCAGCTTCGTAAAGGCAATAAGCAGCATAAAAAGAAAAAGAAATAAAAGAATTCCATAAACCCAAATCATCTATACCGCTCCTTTCAGCAATTAAGTATCGCCCAGTACGCCTTTCTTTAATCGAAAGTCTGTAAACTTGCCTATTGGACTGGACTTAAAAGGGGAGATTGAACATTTAACTCCATGTCCGGCCCCTCCCGCTCCCATCTCTAGCAGAGCAAAAAAAGCTGCTTCCCAATACGATAGGAAGCAGCTTTCAATATTAATTTCTATACATGTTTTCATGAACGACTGCCGTATCCGCAAACAGATCATGCAGTGCCTGTTTTTTGGGAGTAAATCCC
The Metabacillus sp. FJAT-52054 genome window above contains:
- the ytfJ gene encoding GerW family sporulation protein, producing MSDHPIQGLMKTAMENLKQMVDVNTIIGDPVETPDGSVILTVSKVGFGFAAGGSEFGQAGSGEDQSFAQPQAGHVSGNSSRSRMPFGGGSGGGVSITPIAFLIVGHNGVKMLHLDESTHLYERILESAPQTIEKIQKMFKKNDSGSNGHPSSMRDDIDF
- a CDS encoding DUF2953 domain-containing protein; this encodes MIWVYGILLFLFLFMLLIAFTKLTITVEYCRIGKNDDLKVKVRAWGGLLRYTFKVPVIKANEKDMSVSVVKESNMGQEKNSGKSQEDHITESDVKTGIRDFKELAGHITGLHTIARKFLKHIEITQFEWHTRFGLGDSASTGSTAGMLWTIKGLMCGAAGNYMKLKTQPVLSIVPIFQGLCLDTMVTGMVRFRIGHAIIGGLRFVKYWKGGKPSFGNKPLSKIFGEHNNTA